The following proteins are co-located in the Equus caballus isolate H_3958 breed thoroughbred chromosome 15, TB-T2T, whole genome shotgun sequence genome:
- the FOXI3 gene encoding forkhead box protein I3 produces MLSPERRDQPRSPLAAAAPHPPTAADMALYCGDNFGVYSQPGLPPAAAAATAPGAPPASRAPYGLADYAAPPAAAANPYLWLNGPGVGGPPAAAAAAAAAYLGAPPPPPPPGGAAGPFLQPPPAAGTFGCAQRPFAQPAPAAPASPAGPAAPGELGWLSMASREDLMKMVRPPYSYSALIAMAIQSAPERKLTLSHIYQFVADSFPFYQRSKAGWQNSIRHNLSLNDCFKKVPRDEDDPGKGNYWTLDPNCEKMFDNGNFRRKRKRRSEASSTSTVAAGTSKSEEGLSSGLGSAVGGKPEGDSPSALLRPSQSPEPPEGTKSTASSPGGSMLTSTPCLNTFFSSLSTLSVSSSGSTQRALPGSRHLGIQGTQLPSSSAFPPSSISEASPDNLQLSNSSTSNGSSQRSSYYSPFPTSTSGGQSSPFSSPFYNFSMVNSLIYPREGSEV; encoded by the exons ATGCTCTCGCCCGAGCGGCGAGACCAGCCCCGCTCGCCcctcgccgccgccgcgccgcACCCGCCGACGGCCGCCGACATGGCTCTCTACTGCGGCGACAACTTCGGCGTGTACTCGCAGCCCGGCCTgcccccggccgccgccgccgccaccgccccGGGCGCGCCCCCGGCCTCCAGGGCGCCCTACGGGCTGGCCGACTACGCCGCGCCGCCGGCCGCCGCCGCCAACCCCTACCTGTGGCTCAACGGGCCGGGCGTGGGCGGCCCgcccgcagccgccgccgccgccgccgccgcctacCTGggcgccccgccgccgccgccgccccccggGGGCGCGGCCGGGCCCTTCCTGcagccgccgcccgccgccggcACCTTCGGCTGCGCTCAGCGGCCCTTCGCGCAGCCcgcgcccgccgcgcccgccTCGCCCGCGGGGCCCGCCGCGCCCGGCGAGCTGGGCTGGCTGTCCATGGCCAGCCGCGAGGACCTGATGAAGATGGTGCGGCCGCCCTACTCGTACTCGGCGCTCATCGCCATGGCCATTCAGAGCGCGCCCGAGCGCAAGCTCACGCTCAGCCACATCTACCAGTTCGTGGCCGACAGCTTCCCCTTCTACCAGCGCAGCAAGGCCGGCTGGCAGAACTCCATCCGCCACAACCTGTCGCTCAACGACTGCTTCAAGAAGGTGCCCCGCGACGAGGACGACCCAG GGAAAGGTAATTACTGGACCTTGGAtccaaactgtgagaaaatgtttGACAACGGGAACTTCCGCCGGAAGCGGAAGCGCCGCTCCGAGGCCAGCAGCACCTCCACGGTGGCCGCAGGGACATCAAAATCAGAAGAAGGGCTTTCCTCAGGATTGGGATCTGCAGTGGGTGGGAAGCCAGAAGGAGACAGCCCCTCGGCTTTGCTAAGGCCTTCGCAGTCCCCGGAGCCTCCGGAGGGTACTAAGAGTACTGCCTCCTCCCCAGGAGGATCCATGCTCACCTCCACCCCGTGCCTCAACACCTTCTTCAGCAGCCTCAGCACCTTAAGTGTCAGCAGCAGTGGGAGCACCCAGCGAGCTCTCCCTGGCAGCCGCCACCTAGGGATCCAGGGGACCCAGCTGCCGTCCAGCAGCGCATTTCCCCCCAGCTCCATCTCAGAGGCCTCGCCAGACAACCTGCAGCTGAGTAACAGCAGCACCAGCAACGGCAGCAGCCAGAGGTCTTCCTATTACAGCCCCTTCCCCACCAGCACCAGCGGGGGTCAAAGCAGCCCCTTCAGCAGCCCTTTCTACAACTTCAGCATGGTCAACAGCCTCATCTACCCCCGGGAGGGCTCCGAGGTATAG